The following coding sequences lie in one Aquabacterium olei genomic window:
- the ribH gene encoding 6,7-dimethyl-8-ribityllumazine synthase, whose translation MQGADKGQAGRLDGHDLRVGIVQARFNDELTSRLAEVCIAELEKLGVVRKHIQHVTVPGALEVAVALQAMADSERFDALVALGCIIRGETYHFELVANESGAGVTRVSLDHHVPIANAILTVENLAQAEARIEEKGRDAARVAVEMANLLDDLL comes from the coding sequence ATGCAAGGCGCTGACAAAGGACAAGCCGGCCGGCTCGATGGACACGATCTGCGTGTCGGCATCGTCCAGGCCCGCTTCAATGACGAACTGACCTCCCGGCTGGCCGAGGTCTGCATCGCCGAGCTCGAGAAGCTCGGCGTGGTGCGCAAGCACATCCAGCACGTGACCGTGCCGGGCGCGCTCGAGGTGGCGGTGGCCCTGCAGGCCATGGCCGACAGCGAGCGCTTCGACGCCCTCGTGGCGCTGGGCTGCATCATCCGCGGCGAAACCTACCACTTCGAACTGGTGGCCAACGAGAGTGGCGCCGGCGTGACCCGCGTCAGCCTTGACCATCACGTGCCCATCGCGAACGCCATCCTGACGGTCGAGAACCTCGCCCAGGCCGAAGCCCGCATTGAAGAGAAGGGCCGTGATGCGGCCCGTGTTGCCGTCGAGATGGCCAACTTGCTGGATGACCTGCTGTGA
- the nusB gene encoding transcription antitermination factor NusB: protein MEGRPARKGGVPGRDRAKSSRRRAREFALQGLYEWQINARDPGAIDAHVREQDDFAKCDRAHYDALLHGCIEQRVQLDATLLKFLDRPVEELSPVEHAVLWVGAYELTHCLEVPYKVAINEAVELAKTFGGTDGHKYVNGVLDHLAPDLRPEEVKAARSGSR from the coding sequence CTGGAAGGCCGTCCTGCCCGCAAGGGCGGCGTGCCTGGCCGTGACCGTGCCAAGTCTTCGCGCCGCCGCGCACGCGAGTTCGCCCTGCAGGGGCTGTACGAGTGGCAGATCAATGCACGCGATCCGGGCGCCATCGACGCCCACGTGCGCGAGCAGGACGACTTCGCCAAGTGCGACCGCGCCCACTACGACGCGCTGCTGCACGGCTGCATCGAGCAGCGCGTGCAACTGGATGCAACGCTGCTCAAGTTTCTGGATCGTCCGGTCGAAGAGTTGTCGCCGGTCGAGCATGCCGTGTTGTGGGTGGGCGCGTACGAGCTGACGCACTGCCTGGAAGTGCCGTACAAGGTCGCCATCAACGAAGCGGTCGAACTGGCCAAGACCTTCGGGGGGACTGACGGCCACAAGTACGTCAACGGCGTGCTGGACCACCTGGCGCCGGATCTCCGTCCGGAGGAAGTCAAGGCCGCGCGCTCCGGTTCCCGCTGA
- a CDS encoding serine/threonine-protein kinase, with protein sequence MSTSPSRPALNAPLDLDLDAPADDDRDTVAETRPLPDPTPSERTPERPDLLPSIGHIGRYALKYVIGEGGLGTVYAAYDPLLSRLIAIKTLHVDLPQADRAQFDALFLNEAKAAGSLNHAHIVTVYDAGASERGPYIAMELLKGKDLRQLLQMGWQPSPIQAALIVRRVADALSYAHHKGVIHRDIKPANIFMVGRTQPRVLDFGIARIRQVESLAQRDDPQSRFQDIAGGSPYYMAPEQMRRLPVDRRVDVYGLGAVLYELLTGRRAIAGDTLEAITDAVLNGPREPVRAVNPAVPQALSGIVERAMARDPDQRTRSARRLAQELRDWLEIAERAQEGLAGHGDAALPKIGRDAAREARSGGTRPHRRLLGGVVAVVGAAAVAGWWMSSTPTARRVAASQVAAVSSTPPPARAAVAESRSLPPLAAPPPASAAVATSGPVEAADTTPGTVRLAISPWGEVAVDGEVKGVTPPLNQLKLAPGRYTVTIRNGEAPVFRQTVEVQPGRELRIRHKF encoded by the coding sequence GTGTCCACGTCGCCGAGCCGCCCCGCGCTGAACGCGCCACTCGACCTCGACCTGGACGCGCCGGCGGACGACGACCGCGACACGGTGGCCGAGACCCGGCCCCTGCCCGACCCCACGCCCTCGGAGCGGACGCCCGAACGCCCGGACCTGTTGCCCAGCATCGGGCACATCGGCCGATACGCGCTCAAGTACGTGATCGGCGAAGGCGGGCTGGGCACGGTCTACGCGGCCTATGACCCGCTGCTGTCGCGGCTGATTGCCATCAAGACGCTGCACGTCGACCTGCCGCAGGCCGACCGGGCGCAGTTCGATGCGCTCTTTCTGAACGAGGCCAAGGCGGCCGGCAGCCTGAACCACGCCCACATCGTCACCGTGTACGACGCCGGTGCCAGCGAGCGCGGCCCCTACATCGCGATGGAGCTGCTCAAGGGCAAGGACCTGCGGCAGCTGCTGCAGATGGGCTGGCAGCCCTCGCCCATTCAGGCCGCGCTGATCGTGAGGCGGGTGGCCGATGCGCTGAGTTACGCGCACCACAAGGGCGTCATCCACCGCGACATCAAGCCGGCCAACATCTTCATGGTCGGCCGCACCCAGCCACGCGTGCTGGATTTCGGCATCGCCCGCATCCGGCAGGTGGAGTCGCTGGCCCAGCGCGACGATCCGCAGAGCCGCTTCCAGGACATCGCCGGGGGCTCGCCGTACTACATGGCGCCCGAACAGATGCGCCGTCTGCCGGTTGACCGCCGCGTGGATGTCTACGGTCTGGGAGCGGTGCTGTACGAGCTGCTGACGGGCCGGCGGGCCATTGCGGGCGACACGCTGGAGGCCATCACCGATGCGGTGCTGAACGGTCCCCGCGAGCCGGTGCGTGCCGTGAACCCCGCCGTGCCCCAGGCGCTGTCGGGCATCGTCGAGCGCGCGATGGCGCGGGATCCGGATCAACGCACACGGTCGGCCCGGCGGCTGGCTCAAGAGCTGCGTGACTGGCTCGAGATCGCCGAGCGGGCCCAGGAAGGGCTGGCCGGCCATGGTGACGCCGCCTTGCCGAAGATCGGGCGAGACGCCGCCCGGGAAGCCCGTTCCGGCGGCACACGACCGCATCGGCGCCTGCTCGGCGGTGTGGTGGCGGTGGTTGGCGCCGCAGCCGTGGCCGGCTGGTGGATGAGCTCGACCCCGACCGCCCGGCGTGTCGCCGCATCCCAGGTGGCCGCGGTGTCATCGACGCCACCCCCCGCACGGGCGGCTGTCGCTGAATCGCGCTCGCTCCCGCCGCTCGCTGCGCCCCCACCCGCGTCCGCGGCCGTGGCGACCTCCGGTCCGGTGGAGGCGGCGGACACGACCCCGGGCACCGTCCGTCTCGCCATCAGCCCCTGGGGCGAGGTGGCGGTGGACGGCGAGGTCAAGGGCGTCACGCCCCCGCTGAATCAGCTGAAGCTGGCGCCCGGCCGGTACACCGTCACGATCCGCAACGGCGAGGCGCCCGTTTTCCGGCAGACTGTCGAGGTGCAGCCCGGTCGTGAGCTGCGCATCCGCCACAAGTTCTGA
- a CDS encoding TssQ family T6SS-associated lipoprotein, with protein sequence MKSVSSRRPQGGAVSAWARHARWLTVPALLALVACQSGPTRPGVDPGAPPVLTSATPTAAAAPASPPPAAPVALPAAEQALAQGVRSYQGGKYAMAEVQLKLALKEGLAASADRASAHKHLAFIYCTSQREKLCLDAFKAARAADPAFALSKTESGHPMWARTYQRAMAETRPRAARKTAR encoded by the coding sequence ATGAAGTCTGTATCAAGCCGTCGTCCCCAGGGAGGGGCCGTGTCCGCATGGGCGCGCCACGCGCGCTGGCTGACCGTGCCGGCCTTGCTGGCGCTGGTCGCCTGCCAGAGCGGGCCGACCCGTCCGGGCGTGGACCCGGGCGCGCCGCCTGTGTTGACGTCGGCCACCCCGACGGCAGCGGCCGCCCCGGCCTCACCGCCGCCCGCTGCGCCTGTTGCCCTGCCTGCGGCGGAGCAGGCCCTGGCGCAAGGGGTGCGCTCGTACCAGGGCGGCAAGTACGCGATGGCCGAAGTGCAGCTCAAGCTGGCACTGAAAGAAGGCCTGGCCGCGTCGGCAGACCGTGCCAGCGCACACAAGCACCTGGCGTTCATCTACTGCACCAGCCAGCGCGAGAAGCTGTGCCTGGACGCTTTCAAGGCTGCCCGGGCCGCGGACCCGGCCTTCGCGCTGAGCAAGACCGAGTCGGGTCACCCGATGTGGGCGCGCACGTACCAGCGTGCCATGGCAGAGACGCGCCCGCGCGCAGCTCGCAAGACGGCGCGCTGA
- a CDS encoding Ppx/GppA phosphatase family protein, translating into MGSNSFRLEIAELSKGRYKRVDYLKETVRLGAGLDARGLLTEEATQRGLACLALFAQRLKGFAPWQVRAVATQTLREARNRDAFLQRGNLVLGHPIEVISGREEARLIFQGVARLQASELPRLVIDIGGRSTEMILGHGRTPQRTESFGVGSVSLSLQHFPQGRYTAEAFRAAQIAAGAELEEALTLFQRDQWQEALGSSGTVGAVSQILAANGITDGTITADALRWCISRCIEAGHQDALNLPGLKPERKAVLGGGLSILYTLAMQFDIEALRPAKGALRQGVIFDLEERVEAARNHRLPDPRDSSVRELQQRFQVDALQAERVRQRALQLWGSLREGQTSGDGEDVRELGWAAALHEIGMMVSHHDHHRHSAYLLGHVDASGFSQSQLRRLATLVLGQRGELIKLAEFLHDTALMNQVLCLRLALILHHARVDLPTEVAALRHGRTRTRLMLSRRWAEQHPRTLHLLNEEALRWARQGDRKFEIALVD; encoded by the coding sequence ATGGGCTCCAACAGCTTCCGGCTCGAGATTGCCGAGCTGAGCAAGGGACGCTACAAGCGGGTCGACTACCTGAAGGAAACGGTGCGCCTGGGCGCCGGACTGGACGCCCGTGGCCTGCTGACCGAAGAAGCGACGCAGCGTGGCCTGGCCTGCCTGGCGCTGTTTGCGCAGCGCCTCAAGGGCTTTGCCCCGTGGCAGGTGCGGGCCGTGGCGACGCAGACGCTGCGCGAGGCCCGCAACCGTGATGCCTTTCTGCAACGCGGCAACCTGGTCCTGGGCCACCCGATCGAGGTGATTTCCGGCCGCGAAGAAGCCCGGCTGATCTTCCAGGGCGTGGCGCGCCTGCAGGCCAGCGAACTGCCCCGTCTGGTGATCGACATCGGCGGGCGCTCCACCGAGATGATCCTGGGCCACGGCCGCACCCCGCAGCGCACCGAATCCTTCGGCGTGGGCAGCGTGAGCCTGTCGCTCCAGCACTTTCCGCAGGGGCGCTACACGGCCGAGGCCTTCCGGGCTGCGCAGATTGCCGCCGGGGCGGAACTGGAAGAGGCGCTGACGCTGTTCCAGCGTGACCAGTGGCAGGAGGCGCTCGGCTCATCGGGCACCGTGGGTGCGGTTTCGCAGATCCTGGCGGCCAACGGCATCACCGACGGCACGATCACGGCCGACGCGCTGCGCTGGTGCATCTCGCGCTGCATCGAGGCCGGCCACCAGGACGCACTCAACCTGCCGGGGCTCAAGCCCGAGCGCAAGGCGGTGCTGGGTGGCGGCCTGAGCATCCTCTACACGCTGGCCATGCAGTTCGACATCGAGGCGCTGCGACCGGCCAAGGGCGCGCTGCGCCAGGGCGTGATCTTCGATCTGGAAGAGCGCGTGGAGGCCGCGCGCAACCACCGCCTGCCCGACCCGCGCGACAGCTCGGTGCGCGAGCTGCAGCAACGTTTCCAGGTCGACGCACTGCAGGCCGAACGGGTGCGCCAGCGCGCCTTGCAACTGTGGGGCAGCCTGCGGGAAGGCCAGACATCCGGCGACGGCGAAGACGTGCGCGAACTGGGCTGGGCCGCCGCCCTGCACGAGATCGGCATGATGGTGTCTCACCACGACCACCACCGGCACAGCGCCTACCTGCTGGGCCATGTGGATGCGTCGGGCTTCTCGCAATCGCAGCTGCGGCGGCTGGCCACGCTGGTGCTGGGTCAGCGCGGCGAACTGATCAAGCTCGCCGAGTTCCTGCACGACACAGCGTTGATGAACCAGGTGCTGTGCCTCAGGCTGGCGCTGATCCTGCACCATGCACGGGTCGACCTGCCGACAGAAGTGGCGGCCCTGCGGCATGGCCGTACGCGCACGCGCCTGATGCTGTCGCGCCGCTGGGCCGAGCAACACCCGCGCACGCTGCACCTGCTGAACGAAGAGGCCCTGCGCTGGGCCCGTCAGGGCGACCGCAAGTTCGAGATCGCGCTGGTGGACTGA
- a CDS encoding ZIP family metal transporter yields the protein MTLFYIVAVTFLGGVISVGLAAAVSAPLLGLIVRHLVSLSTGVLLGTALLHVLPEAFESDVAPHSLFLTLLGGLMFFFLLEKAELYRHGHHHEHDDHDHHHGFDAEQAGRGGWSVLIGDSIHNFCDGVLIAAAFLADPHIGAVTALAIIAHEIPQEVGDYIVLVNAGFSRMRALTYNMISGLAAVVGGVLGYFLIAPWQAYLPYMMVVAASSFIYVAVADLIPQLQKRLHWRDTALQIVWLAVGLGMIGLIVSGLHEQGHGTGHAHTPDHAHEPAPAEQTPAR from the coding sequence ATGACCCTGTTTTACATCGTCGCTGTCACCTTCCTCGGCGGCGTGATCTCTGTCGGCCTGGCCGCGGCCGTGTCGGCGCCCTTGCTGGGCCTCATCGTCCGTCACCTGGTCAGCCTGTCCACAGGGGTTCTGCTCGGCACGGCCCTGCTGCATGTTCTGCCTGAAGCCTTCGAAAGCGACGTGGCACCGCACTCGCTGTTCCTCACGCTGCTGGGCGGGTTGATGTTCTTCTTCCTGCTGGAGAAGGCCGAGCTGTACCGCCACGGTCACCACCACGAGCACGACGACCACGACCATCACCACGGGTTCGATGCCGAGCAGGCCGGGCGCGGTGGCTGGAGCGTGCTCATCGGCGACAGCATCCACAACTTCTGTGATGGCGTGCTGATCGCGGCCGCCTTCCTGGCCGACCCGCACATCGGCGCGGTCACCGCCCTGGCCATCATCGCGCACGAGATCCCGCAGGAAGTGGGCGACTACATCGTGCTGGTCAACGCGGGCTTTTCACGCATGCGGGCGCTGACCTACAACATGATCTCGGGCCTGGCGGCGGTGGTGGGCGGCGTGCTGGGCTACTTCCTGATCGCGCCGTGGCAGGCCTATCTGCCTTACATGATGGTGGTGGCGGCCAGCAGCTTCATCTATGTCGCCGTGGCCGACCTGATCCCGCAGTTGCAGAAGCGTCTGCACTGGCGGGACACCGCCTTGCAGATCGTGTGGCTGGCGGTGGGGCTGGGGATGATCGGCCTGATCGTCAGCGGCCTGCACGAACAGGGCCATGGCACGGGCCACGCGCACACGCCGGACCACGCGCACGAGCCCGCTCCGGCCGAGCAGACCCCGGCGCGCTGA
- a CDS encoding DMT family transporter: MRAAFNRLSAPWLMVTATVLFALMGVCVKMASQTASTGEVVFFRGGVGAVLMGLLAWRTGLNLRTAVPMLHLQRGASGVSALAMWFYTLGTLPLSTAVTLNYMSSVWMAVFLVLQVAWRRWRGQAAPAVPMPLLAAVAIGFLGVTLVLRPTIERDLWLPGLVGLVSGTLSATAYFQVASLGRAGEPEVRVVFYFSVFGAVSGLLISAVELLYQGHGWTPPTGTTLMWLLGTGLFATLAQVCMTRAYARGNALAMASLQYLGIAHAFVLGVLLFDDPVHGIAVLGMALIVLAGIGATQASAPLKARR; encoded by the coding sequence TTGCGCGCCGCCTTCAACCGCCTGTCGGCGCCGTGGCTCATGGTCACGGCGACCGTGCTGTTCGCGTTGATGGGCGTCTGCGTGAAGATGGCCTCCCAGACGGCCTCCACCGGGGAGGTCGTTTTCTTTCGTGGGGGTGTGGGCGCGGTGCTGATGGGGCTGCTGGCGTGGCGCACGGGCCTGAACCTGCGCACCGCCGTTCCGATGCTGCACCTGCAGCGCGGGGCCTCGGGCGTCTCGGCGCTGGCCATGTGGTTCTACACGCTGGGCACGCTGCCGCTGTCCACCGCGGTCACGCTGAACTACATGTCCTCGGTGTGGATGGCGGTGTTTCTGGTGCTGCAGGTGGCGTGGCGCCGCTGGCGAGGCCAGGCCGCTCCCGCCGTGCCGATGCCGCTGCTCGCGGCCGTCGCCATCGGCTTCCTTGGGGTGACGCTGGTGCTGCGGCCCACCATCGAGCGTGACCTGTGGCTGCCCGGCCTGGTCGGGCTGGTCTCGGGCACGCTGTCGGCCACCGCCTATTTCCAAGTCGCCAGCCTGGGCCGCGCGGGCGAGCCCGAGGTGCGGGTCGTCTTCTACTTCTCGGTGTTCGGTGCGGTGTCGGGCCTGCTCATCAGCGCCGTCGAACTGCTGTACCAGGGGCACGGCTGGACACCGCCCACCGGCACCACGCTGATGTGGTTGCTGGGCACCGGCCTGTTCGCCACACTGGCCCAGGTCTGCATGACGCGGGCCTATGCGCGGGGCAACGCGCTGGCGATGGCCAGCCTGCAGTACCTCGGCATTGCGCACGCCTTCGTCCTGGGCGTGCTGCTGTTCGACGATCCGGTGCATGGCATCGCGGTGCTCGGCATGGCGCTCATCGTGCTGGCCGGCATCGGGGCCACTCAGGCCAGCGCGCCCCTGAAAGCACGACGCTGA
- a CDS encoding aromatic ring-hydroxylating oxygenase subunit alpha, which translates to MSDLSPALNALRRSRTQLPVSVYFDESLYKEELERIFQSGPRYLGHALSVPEVGDYYALPQESEGRALVRTKDGIELISNVCRHRQAVMLKGRGHSRNNIVCPLHRWTYSHKGELIGAPHFDHDPCLNLNNYKVRDWNGLLFEDNGRDIAADLAGIDARFKPGGDLDFSGFVLDRVELHECNYNWKTFIEVYLEDYHVGPFHPGLGNFVTCDDLRWDMAKEYSVQTVGVASTFDRPGSDVYKKWHDVVMKYRGGEKPSQGAVWLTYYPTMMVEWYPHVLVVSNMYPQGPQKTLNVVEFYYPEEIAAFEREFVEAQQAAYMETCIEDDEIAERMDAGRKALLARGDNEVGPYQSPMEDGMQHFHEWYRRAMAWPAESDDRP; encoded by the coding sequence ATGTCCGACCTGAGTCCTGCGCTCAACGCCCTTCGCCGCAGCCGCACGCAGCTGCCCGTGTCCGTCTACTTCGACGAATCACTGTACAAGGAGGAGCTCGAACGCATCTTTCAGTCCGGTCCGCGCTACCTCGGCCACGCCCTGAGCGTGCCCGAGGTCGGCGACTACTACGCCCTGCCCCAGGAGAGCGAAGGCCGCGCGCTGGTGCGCACCAAGGACGGCATCGAGCTGATCTCGAACGTCTGCCGCCATCGCCAGGCCGTCATGCTCAAGGGCCGCGGCCACAGCCGCAACAACATCGTGTGCCCGCTGCACCGCTGGACCTACTCGCACAAGGGCGAGCTGATCGGCGCGCCGCACTTCGACCACGACCCGTGCCTGAACCTGAACAACTACAAGGTGCGCGACTGGAACGGCCTGCTGTTCGAGGACAACGGCCGTGACATCGCGGCCGACCTGGCCGGCATCGACGCGCGCTTCAAGCCGGGCGGCGACCTGGACTTCTCGGGCTTCGTGCTCGACCGCGTCGAGCTGCACGAGTGCAACTACAACTGGAAGACCTTCATCGAGGTCTATCTGGAGGACTACCACGTCGGCCCCTTCCACCCCGGTCTGGGCAACTTCGTGACCTGCGACGACCTGCGCTGGGACATGGCGAAGGAATACTCGGTGCAGACAGTGGGCGTGGCGTCCACCTTCGACCGCCCGGGCTCCGACGTCTACAAGAAGTGGCACGACGTGGTCATGAAGTACCGCGGCGGCGAGAAGCCTTCGCAGGGCGCCGTGTGGCTGACCTACTACCCGACGATGATGGTCGAGTGGTATCCGCATGTGCTGGTGGTGTCGAACATGTACCCGCAGGGCCCGCAGAAGACGCTCAACGTGGTGGAGTTCTACTACCCCGAAGAGATCGCCGCCTTCGAGCGCGAGTTCGTCGAGGCCCAGCAGGCCGCCTACATGGAGACCTGCATCGAGGACGACGAGATCGCCGAGCGCATGGACGCGGGCCGCAAGGCGCTGCTGGCACGCGGTGACAACGAAGTCGGTCCTTACCAGAGCCCCATGGAAGACGGCATGCAGCACTTCCACGAGTGGTACCGCCGTGCCATGGCCTGGCCGGCCGAATCCGACGACCGTCCCTGA
- a CDS encoding exodeoxyribonuclease VII small subunit: MAKSSAGGAGSLPAEVALPATYEAALAELEQLVGQMESGALPLEQLLGSYQRGAQLLQFCRTRLEAVEAQVKLLEDGQLKPWDDA; the protein is encoded by the coding sequence ATGGCCAAGTCCTCCGCCGGCGGCGCCGGTTCCCTCCCTGCCGAAGTCGCACTGCCCGCGACCTACGAAGCGGCACTGGCCGAGCTCGAGCAGCTCGTGGGCCAGATGGAAAGCGGCGCCTTGCCCCTGGAGCAACTGCTGGGCAGCTACCAGCGGGGCGCGCAGTTGCTGCAGTTCTGCCGCACCCGCCTGGAGGCCGTCGAGGCACAGGTGAAGCTGCTGGAAGACGGCCAGCTCAAGCCCTGGGACGACGCATGA
- a CDS encoding polyprenyl synthetase family protein — MTGSAVWGRWSADVLALVEAALDTWVPARAPARLGEAMRYGVLDGGKRLRALLVQAAAEAVGACGTPAGAEAALRAACAVELIHAYSLVHDDMPCMDNDVLRRGKPTVHVAYGEACAMLAGDAMQALAFEVLTPDEGEGAGVDPALQARLVRLLARASGESGMAGGQAIDLASVGQALDEATLRDMHQRKTGALLRASVQMGAACGGVAPDAPAWAALTDYGHAMGLAFQIVDDVLDATQGSDKLGKTAGKDAGANKPTYVSLLGLEGARAEADALLQQALDALARSGLGADATAPLAALAERIVRRDH; from the coding sequence ATGACCGGATCTGCCGTGTGGGGCCGCTGGTCGGCCGATGTGCTCGCCCTTGTCGAGGCCGCACTGGACACCTGGGTGCCGGCCCGCGCGCCCGCCCGCCTCGGAGAGGCCATGCGCTACGGCGTGCTGGATGGTGGCAAGCGCCTGCGCGCGCTGCTGGTGCAGGCGGCGGCCGAGGCGGTGGGTGCCTGCGGCACACCCGCTGGGGCCGAGGCCGCGTTGCGTGCAGCCTGCGCGGTCGAGCTGATTCACGCCTATTCCTTGGTGCATGACGACATGCCGTGCATGGACAACGACGTGCTGCGTCGGGGCAAGCCCACGGTGCACGTGGCCTACGGCGAGGCGTGCGCCATGCTGGCCGGCGACGCCATGCAGGCGCTGGCCTTCGAGGTGCTCACGCCCGATGAAGGCGAGGGCGCCGGTGTCGATCCCGCGCTGCAGGCCCGCCTGGTGCGCCTGCTGGCGCGGGCCTCGGGCGAGTCCGGCATGGCCGGCGGCCAGGCCATCGACCTGGCCAGTGTGGGTCAGGCACTCGACGAGGCCACCCTGCGCGACATGCACCAGCGCAAGACCGGCGCCCTGCTGCGTGCCAGTGTGCAGATGGGCGCGGCCTGTGGCGGGGTCGCCCCCGACGCCCCGGCGTGGGCCGCCCTGACCGACTACGGCCATGCCATGGGGCTGGCCTTCCAGATCGTGGACGACGTGCTCGATGCCACCCAGGGATCCGACAAGCTGGGCAAGACCGCGGGCAAGGATGCCGGGGCCAACAAGCCCACCTACGTGAGCCTGCTGGGTCTGGAAGGCGCTCGCGCCGAAGCGGACGCCTTGCTGCAGCAGGCGCTCGATGCGCTGGCCCGCAGCGGGCTGGGTGCCGACGCCACCGCGCCGCTGGCCGCCCTTGCCGAGCGCATCGTGCGCCGTGACCACTGA
- the dxs gene encoding 1-deoxy-D-xylulose-5-phosphate synthase has translation MTTMTYPLLSKIDQPADLRHLSRSELRQLATELREYLLQSVSRTGGHLSSNLGTVELTIALHHVFQTPHDRLVWDVGHQTYPHKILTGRRDRMPTLRQFGGMSGFPRRDESEYDTFGTAHSSTSISAALGMALGAQLRGEARKAVAIIGDGAMTAGMAFEALNNAGVPHAGKMPNLLVVLNDNDMSISPPVGALNRHLARLMSGRFYTAARESAKQVLKNAPPLFELAKRLEEHAKGMVVPGTIFEEFGFNYVGPIDGHDLDSLIPTLENLRELEGPQFLHVVTKKGYGYKLAEADPIAYHGPGKFDPAVGLVKPVPVEPPKPTFTQVFGQWLCDMAAADSRLVGITPAMREGSGMVEFHQKYPGRYFDVGIAEQHAVTFAGGLACEGLKPVVAIYSTFLQRAYDQLIHDVALQNLPVVFALDRAGIVGADGATHMGAFDIAFVRCVPNMSMLTPADEAECRQALSAAYAQNHPVAVRYPRGAGAGVPVPTDLTPMPWGKGEVRRQAAPAAGQRVAILAFGTLLYPALQAGEALDATVANMRFVKPLDVELVKQLAAEHDLIVAVEEGCVQGGAGSAVAEALAAAGIAKPVLMLGLPDEFVEHGEPARLLSLCGLDAAGIEQAVRTRLAATDRA, from the coding sequence ATGACGACCATGACCTACCCCCTGCTGTCGAAGATCGACCAGCCCGCCGACCTGCGCCACCTGTCGCGGTCCGAGCTGCGGCAGCTGGCCACCGAACTGCGCGAATACCTGCTGCAGAGCGTGTCGCGCACCGGGGGGCATCTGTCGTCCAACCTGGGCACCGTCGAGCTCACCATCGCGCTGCACCATGTCTTCCAGACGCCGCACGACCGGCTGGTGTGGGACGTGGGCCACCAGACCTATCCGCACAAGATCCTGACCGGCCGCCGCGACCGCATGCCGACGCTGCGCCAGTTCGGCGGCATGAGCGGCTTCCCGCGCCGCGATGAGAGCGAGTACGACACCTTTGGCACCGCCCACTCGTCCACGTCGATCTCGGCGGCGCTGGGCATGGCGCTGGGCGCGCAGCTGCGCGGTGAGGCGCGCAAGGCCGTGGCCATCATCGGCGACGGCGCGATGACCGCCGGCATGGCTTTCGAGGCGCTCAACAACGCCGGGGTGCCGCACGCCGGCAAGATGCCCAACCTGCTGGTGGTGCTCAACGACAACGACATGTCGATCTCGCCGCCGGTGGGGGCGTTGAACCGCCACCTGGCGCGCCTGATGTCCGGCCGCTTCTACACCGCCGCCCGCGAGAGCGCCAAGCAGGTGCTGAAGAACGCGCCGCCGCTGTTCGAGCTGGCCAAGCGCCTGGAAGAGCACGCCAAGGGCATGGTCGTGCCCGGCACCATCTTCGAAGAATTCGGCTTCAACTACGTCGGCCCGATCGACGGCCATGACCTCGACAGCCTGATTCCCACGCTGGAAAACCTGCGCGAGCTGGAAGGCCCGCAGTTCCTGCACGTGGTGACGAAGAAGGGCTATGGTTACAAGCTGGCCGAGGCCGACCCGATTGCGTATCACGGCCCGGGCAAGTTCGACCCGGCGGTGGGCCTGGTCAAGCCGGTGCCGGTCGAGCCGCCCAAGCCCACCTTCACGCAGGTCTTTGGCCAGTGGCTGTGCGACATGGCCGCCGCCGACAGCCGCCTGGTCGGCATCACGCCAGCCATGCGCGAAGGCTCCGGCATGGTCGAGTTCCACCAGAAGTACCCGGGCCGCTATTTCGACGTGGGCATTGCCGAGCAGCACGCGGTGACGTTTGCCGGCGGCCTGGCCTGCGAAGGGCTCAAGCCGGTGGTGGCCATCTATTCGACCTTCCTGCAGCGCGCCTACGACCAGCTGATCCACGACGTGGCCTTGCAGAACCTGCCGGTGGTGTTCGCACTCGACCGTGCGGGCATCGTGGGGGCCGACGGCGCCACGCACATGGGCGCGTTCGACATCGCCTTCGTGCGCTGCGTTCCCAACATGAGCATGCTGACCCCGGCCGACGAGGCCGAGTGCCGGCAGGCGCTCAGTGCAGCGTATGCGCAGAACCACCCGGTGGCTGTGCGCTACCCGCGGGGCGCAGGGGCCGGCGTGCCCGTGCCCACCGACCTGACGCCCATGCCGTGGGGCAAGGGAGAGGTGCGCCGCCAGGCGGCGCCGGCGGCCGGCCAGCGCGTCGCCATCCTGGCGTTCGGCACGCTGCTGTATCCGGCTCTCCAGGCCGGCGAGGCACTGGACGCCACCGTGGCCAACATGCGCTTCGTCAAGCCGCTCGATGTCGAGCTGGTGAAGCAGCTGGCCGCCGAGCACGACCTGATCGTGGCGGTGGAAGAAGGTTGCGTGCAGGGCGGTGCAGGCTCGGCGGTGGCCGAGGCGCTGGCGGCGGCCGGCATCGCGAAGCCTGTGTTGATGCTGGGCCTGCCCGACGAGTTCGTCGAGCACGGTGAACCCGCGCGCTTGTTGAGCCTGTGCGGCCTGGATGCCGCCGGCATTGAACAGGCCGTGCGGACCAGGCTGGCGGCGACCGACCGAGCCTGA